The following are encoded together in the Lathyrus oleraceus cultivar Zhongwan6 chromosome 3, CAAS_Psat_ZW6_1.0, whole genome shotgun sequence genome:
- the LOC127129896 gene encoding uncharacterized protein LOC127129896: MAKSWLPHLITCICCNARLFHHESHDTCYNGGNVSFSRVDAPIELQQLFLDGSAEGKHFRQHIRSYNHVLSFTSIVVHVDENILASGRGIYTFRSQGAFYHNIGGLYPNEGVRPRFLQLYIYDTDNELHNRMQENPQLHQNVVHNLQKMLHQFNPFVIRFKQLSILPNISECSLILKERPSSHHQYNLPTVEQVAEIIIGCDADSMDYGRDINVIHCDGNLKKVQETKGYYDPLQYHIRPNDQSILLNAVRLLQQYVVDSYVKIESGRLRWIKEH; this comes from the exons ATGGCAAAATCCTGGTTGCCTCATCTAATTACCTGCATATGCTGTAATGCAAGATTGTTTCATCATGAATCACATGACACGTGTTATAATGGTGGAAATGTGTCATTCTCGCGAGTTGATGCTCCTATAGAATTGCAACAATTATTTTTGGATGGTTCAGCTGAAGGAAAACATTTCAGGCAACATATTCGAAGTTATAACCATGTGCTTTCATTCACTTCAATTGTTGTTCACGTTGATGAGAATATTCTTGCATCTGGTCGTGGTATATACACATTTCGTTCTCAAGGTGCTTTTTACCATAACATAGGAGGTTTATATCCAAATGAGGGTGTCAGGCCGCGTTTCTTACAACTATACATCTATGACACCGATAATGAGCTACATAATAGAATGCAGGAAAATCCACAGCTGCACCAAAATGTAGTTCATAACTTACAGAAAATGCTCCATCAGTTTAATCCTTTTGTAATTAGGTTCAAGCAACTGTCAATACTTCCAAATATCAGTGAATGTAGCCTCATACTTAAGGAGCGTCCAAGTAGTCACCATCAATACAATCTTCCAACTGTTGAACAAGTTGCAGAAATTATTATTGGATGTGATGCAGATTCTATGGATTATGGAAGGGATATTAATGTCATTCATTGTGATGGAAATCTCAAGAAAGTTCAAGAGACAAAGGGATATTATGATCCTTTGCAATACCAT ATTCGCCCAAATGATCAATCAATATTGTTAAATGCGGTTCGACTGTTGCAACAATATGTTGTAGACAGttatgtcaaaattgaatcagGGAGATTAAGGTGGATTAAAGAGCACTAA